The sequence below is a genomic window from Variovorax paradoxus.
CCTTCAGGCGGCGCCGTAGCTCCTTGGCGGCTTGTTTTGGTTCTTCAAGAAGACCGTCCAGAGCCGCGGCGGCTTGCGGGGTGGTGATGACGTTGTCTCGCGCGGCCAAAAAGGCCAGAAGGGCGAGAGCTTGTTCCTGCAGCGGTCGACCCGCCGAGAGCATAGGGGAAGCAAGGGACATTGCATGTCTCCATACCGAAGAAGCCGTGACGGACGGTGTGCGTTGTCCCGGCTCCGGTGTGGAAACACGGGGTGTGAATGTGGGTTGCTGCCTTTGCCATGCCTTGCGGGCCGGGGCCCGCTCGGTGTACACGCTGACACGCGGCAACTTGCGTTAGCCGCTAAGGTAGCCGGAATCGCAGAGCTCCGTCAAGCCGGCGGGCCCCCGCCCGCCGTTCTGACAGTTCCGACAAGACCTTGTCGGACCGACACGGCCCTGTCGGAGGCGGCCTCAGAAGTTCCGGTGGCGTTCGAGCGGCAAGCCCTGCTCTGCGAACTGGTTGGAGCTTTCGAGCGCCCCCCGGTTTTCGTCGAGCCAACGCACGCTGCCCTCTGCGACTTCTGGAGACTTCGTCCGCCTCTGCGCACCCTGGAATGAGCGCCAGGCCCCCTTCAAAGCCTTGACGGCAGCGCTCGATGCGAACTGCGAGTGCAGGTAGTCTTCCGCTGCCTCGTAGGTGTTCGCGGTCACGGGGAAGCCCTCGTCGCCGAGGATCTCCCGTGCGATGTCGCCGGTCGGGCTGCTCCGTCCCTTCTGGCGCTCAAGCCAGCGATAAAAGGGGCTGCGCGATGCTTCGTGCGCGGCGGCCTGGGCACGAGCAGGAGCTTCCAGCATGTTCGGAGCGCCGAGCGGCCTGCGCGCCTGTTGCTCTGGCTCCCGAGTGGCCCAGCGGTTGATTGCGTCAAGTGCGCGTTTAAGCGTCTCACGCTGGTCGTGCTTTGCGAAGAAGTGGTCCGAGTCTACGAACTCATCGCAGGAGCGGCAGAAGAACTTCGTCGGATGTTCGGCGTGCTGGTCGCCGTGGAGGTAGTAGTGGTCCCTCGAGCCCATGACTCGCGCCGACGGCGGAGTCGGCGTCGCCACAGGCTTGGCGCCCGACTCGGGCAGAGCGTGCTTCTGCAGCAGCGACCAATTCTTGTACGTTGGCTTCGGCCAGCTGCTGTTGCGCTTCGTGGAGGGGTATGGATTGCTCGCGCACCATGCGTTTGGCGGCGCGCTTGAGCTGCTCGATGCGAGCGGAAGTGAGGGAAGTAGCCATGGTTCAAGTCCAAGGTCACCTTGACGCGATGCGCCCACACATCGAGCCACTGTGACCATTGAGGTCGAACCAGGACTCTGGGTCTCACGCTGCCGCGAACGGCTTAGCCTTGTGGGCGGGCGAGCCGGCGGGCGGCTACTGCTCCACAGTGTAGCCCCGACGCTTGTATCGAACAGAGGCACAGCCCACCGATGGCGCCTTTTTCTCTTCCTCTCCCGTCGCGGACTGCCCTTATGAGCGTTGCCTGCGAGTAGAGAGCGGCAGTCCTGCACCCGGCGGGCGGTACAGCTAACCATTGGTTTAGGGGGCCCGCGCGCGGCAACAGGGAGGCGAGATGTTGCAAGCCGTAACCGTTCGTGTATCGTGCTCTTCTATACAGAACGAAGAAAAAATGGCCGCCGAAAAAACCGTCGCAGTCAGCTTCCGGGTGTCGCAGCGCTTCAAAGTCCTACTTGAAGCCACAGCAAAGCACGAGCATCGCAGCATGACCAACATGCTCGAAAGCCTGCTGTTCGACTACTGCAAGAAGCAGGGGCTGGATGAGCTTGTCCCGTCCGAAACGTCGGCGCCTTCATCGGGAGCAACCACTTGAACGAAGCCGCGCCGCGCGTACTCGACCTTCTCACCTACATCGAGCAGGTCGAGAAACTCAAAACTAAACCAGCCTTCTCCGTCCCGACGGACTACTTCGTCGCCCATCAGCACGAGCTCAAGGGCCTTCCAGAGCTGCAGTTCAACCTGCAGGTGGAAGGTGACGACGTATGGCTGCGGCTTCCTCGTCTCCAAGAAATTGCCGCGCCTGAACCCGATGAGACGCTGAAGCTGTGGATTACTCTCCCCAAGACGCCAGAAAAGAGCCCCGAACTAAGGAACGAAGTCGTTCAGTACGAGGGCAAGCGCGAGGTGGGCCGCGAGCGGCTGCGAGACCACCCGGAGGTCCAGGCCCTGTTCGATTGGTACGTGGAAAACCAATGGAAGCCCTGGGCTATGGCGGAGCGTCCTCGCCGCAAGACGATTGCTCGCTACAACCAGCTGTTTGCTCTCCAGCAAGCCATCGCGTCGGACGGCGCCGAAACTGCGCTCGAGTTGGTGTGGGGAATTGGTTTCGCCGCGTGGAAGAAGGAAGGGTTTGGTACACCCGTCAAGCACCCTCTCTTTGTCCAATCCTGCGAAATCGCGCTGAACGAGAAGACGTTCGACCTCGAAGTTCGCCCGCGCGACGTCGAAGCGCGCCTTGAAGCGGACTGCTACGCGGAGATGGAGCTTCCTGGCGTCAGACAGTTGGACGCCTTCTGGCGGAGCAGCCTGGCCACGGGTGCTCACCGGGTGAACCCATTCGAAGCATCCACCTTCGATGGGGTGCTGAAGGCCGCGGTTGGTCACCTCGACCCCTCGGGGGCCTACGAGGTGAGAACGGATGATGTGACGCCTCCGACGCCCGCTGAGAAGCTGAAGATTACGAACACCTGGGTGCTGTTCGGACGGAAGCGCTCCGGAGACATCTTTCTGGAGGACGTGCGCCGCCTTAAAAAGAGCGTTGAGGCAGCGACAACACTGCCCGGCGTCATTCGCAGCTTCGTCGAGCACGGCGACTCGTCGGTCAAGGTGCGACCTGAACAGCCGTTTCGGGGCCTGTCTTCCAGCGACAGCCAGCCGGGTGCCTTCGAGTTGTACTTCCCGATGCCGTACAACGACGAGCAGGTTTCCATCATCCAGAAGCTGGAGAGCAACGACGGAGTCGTCGTTCAGGGGCCGCCTGGCACCGGCAAGACGCACACGATTGCGAACGTCGTAGCCCACTATCTTGCGAACGGGAAGCGTGTTCTTGTCACCGCCAAGGGCGAATCTGCTCTGGCAGTTCTCCAAGACAAGCTGCCGGAGCGCATTCGTCCGCTGAGCGTTTCCCTGCTCTCCGACGAGCGCGACGGCATGAAGCAGTTCGAGCACTCGATCCAAACCATCGCATCCGAAGTCGCATCCATCAATCCGACACGAGCTCTGGCCGCAATCTCAGCCGCTGAAGAGAAGCTGAACCAGCTGCACGCAAAGATTGCCAACGTCGACCAGACAGTCGCGGCGTTTGCGTCCAAGCACATGCGCAACTACATCTTCCAAGGACGGGAGGTGACGCCGGAGGAGATGGCGAAACTCGTGCTTCAGGACGCTGAGAAGCATCAATGGTTTGATGACGAGCCGACGGCCGCGGGGGACAAGCTGCCATTCGGGGATGCAGACATCTCGGCGCTGCGCGACGCACGCATGAAGGCGGGCCAAGACATCCTGTACCTGAGTGCCTCCCTGCCCTCTCCGGACGACTTCCCCGCTTGGTCAGAACTGCAGGGCTTGCACCGCGACCTGGTGAAGGCCCGGTCCATCGAAGCGAATGTTGCTCACGGGAGCATTCTCCGGTTGGTGGACTCTCGGTTCGAGACGTTCGAGAAGGCGCAGCAGTTGCAGGCCTTCCTGGACGCGCGCGTGGCCTGCAAGAGCAAGCTCAAGAGCCCGGGCTTGTCGTGGCTTACGACGCTGGGCCAACGCATGGCTGATATGCACCCTGACGACCCGCTGCTCACGGCGCTGCTGGAGACTTGCCAGCAGGTCCAGCAACTTGAGGCTACGCGACGTCAGCTCGTATCGAAGGCGGTGCAAGTCCCGGCTGACGCAGAACTCAACGCTGACTTCAAGCAAGCCGTGGCACGCATGGTCTCGGGCAAGAGCGCATTCGCCCTGCCCTTCGGCAGCGGCGACGCTCGCAAACTCGTTGCGGCGGTCACCGTCTTGGGCACGGCGCCGGCAGCAGCGGCAAAGGCTGAGTGGAGCGAAGTCCAGCGCATGCTGGACTGGCGAAGCGAGGCTCGCAAGGTTGTCGCCCGTTGGAACTCGATGTCCGAGGAGTTTGGTCTCGAACCAGCGGAGGGCTTCGAGGTTGGGTTCAAGAAGCTCGCGCTGGACCAAGCCCATGTCGACGATATTCGCCAGCTCGTATTCGAGTTCGACGCCCACATCACCGGACGCGTTGCTGCGGTGTTCGGCAGGCCGATTGCCGACCGACTCGTCGACGAAGATGAGCCATTCCTAAAGACGATTTCGGAGAGCTTGCAGGCGCACGTCGACAAGGGCCGGCTGGCCTACGCGATGAAGCGCGTCAAAGAGCTCATACAAAAGCTCGAAGGCCGTAGTGGTGGGATGGTGAACGAGCTGCGCGAGTTCCTGACGAACAACCTGGGGCGAGCGACCGCTGATGAGGCTGTGCTGCAAACCATGTGGGGCGCGCTGCAAGACGAGCTGAGGCGGCTGACTGCCTTGCGCCCGGCACTCGACGAGATTGGCCGGGTCGGAGCAGCGCTGCAGGCCGCCGGCGCCAAACTCTGGGGCGCTCGTGTGCGCACTGCCGCAGCTTCCCCCGACCACGACCCGCTAACGCCCGCCACCTGGCTGGACGCCTGGAACTGGCGGCTGGCCGTCATATTCCTCGAGCGCATCGACGGGCATCGCAAGCTGCGGGAATTGTTTGCCGAAAGGAAGACACTCACCACGGCGCTGGCCCGGACGTACCAGGACCTGGTCGCTGAGAAGACGTGGCTGGGCGTCTTCAACAATTCGCCTGACAACGTTCGGCAGGCGCTGCAGGCGTACCTGAACGCTGTGCAAGCAATGGGCTCCGGTACCGGCGTCCGCGCCATCCGTCACCGAGCGACTGCCCGCGCAGCGATGCTGCGGGCTTATCAGGCGGTACCCTGCTGGGTGCTTCCTCATTGGCGAGTGTCCGAGACACTGCCACCCGAAATCGGTTTGTTTGACCTCGTCATCGTCGACGAGGCATCCCAGTCGGACATTTGGGCACTGCCAGCTCTGCTGCGCGGCAAGAAACTTCTTGTCGTGGGCGACCACAAGCAGGTGTCTCCGTCGGCGGTCGGCACCGCAGAAGAAAAAATCAAAGAGCTCAGCAACCGCTTCCTGAACAACCAGCCGCACGGCTCTGAGATGACGCCGGACAAGTCCATCTACGACTTGGCCAAGGTTGTCTTCGCTGGTAACTCGGTGATGCTCAAGGAGCATTTCCGCTGCGTTCCGGCCATCATCGAGTTCTCAAACAGGGAGTTCTATCAAGGGGACATCCGCCCCTTGCGACTGCCCAAGGCGAACGAACGGCTGGACCCTCCGCTAATCGACGTTTACGTCAAGGGCGGCTACCGCAAGGGAGATACGAACCCTGCCGAAGCGAAGGCCATCGTCGACGAAATCGAGGCGCTGCTGGCAGACCCGCAATTCGATGGAAGGACCATCGGTGTCGTCACCTTGATGGGGCCAACGCAGGCTGCCTACATCCAGGCGCTGGTCAGCAAGCGACTGGCGCCGTCGGACATCTTGGCCCGCAAGATTGCGGTTGGTCCGCCCCCGGTGTTCCAGGGCCGAGAGCGCGACATCATGATGGTGTCCATGGTGCTGGACCCCAGCAACCGCGCGGCACAGCACAAGGCCGACATGCTGCAGCGGTTCAACGTGGCCTTGTCACGCGCCCGCGACCGGATGTACCTGTTCAGGTCCGTGACCGAGTCGACATTCGGCGAAGACACCTTGAACTCTCGGCTCATCCGGCACTTCCGACAGCCGTTCCGGCAGGACGCCCGCAAGGTGCTCGCTCTCCGGGACCGGTGCGAGTCTGGCTTCGAGTTCGAGATGTTCGACGAACTCGTGAAGCGAGGCTACCGTGTCGAGCCGCAGGTTCCATGCGGCGGTTACCGAATCGACTTCGTCGTCGAGGGCAACGAAGGTCGCCGCCTTGCCATCGAATGCGATGGCGACCGGTTCCACGGGCCAGGGCAGTGGTCAGACGATATGGCGCGACAGCGGGTGCTCGAGCGCGCTGGTTGGACGTTCTGGCGGTGCTTCGCTTCGAGCTTCGTTCGTCGCCGCGAGGCAGTCCTTGCTGATTTGGTCGAGACCCTCGACCGCCTGGGAATCGAACCTCTGGGCTCGGAGTCCGTGGACAACACGGTGTGGGTCCACAGCAAGGAGGTCGACCCCTTTGGTGTTGAAGAGGCCGACACGGCCGAAGAGCTGGAGGCGTCGTAACCCATGGCTCCCATGGCTCGTCCTCTCATGCAGAAAGGCATCACCGAGTTGGAGGCGATGTTCGGCGCCGCGCAAGGTGACGCTCGAGTCCTCAAGCAACTGGAAGCAGAACTTCGGCACCGTCAGGTGCCCCGGGCACTGACTCTGTTGGACAAGGTGCAACGGGTGCTCTCCACGGCTGCCCCGCCAGCCCCGCGTTCCATAGAGCCACCGCGGCAGCCTGCGGCGGCGAAGGTCGCACCTCAACCTGAGTTGTGGCCTCCTGTAGTGCCACCGCCTCCTACCCCCGTACCGCGAGAGCCAAAGCCATCTCCGACCGGTCAGGTCGGTGCGCAGCCTCCCGCGGCGCCCTCGCCAAGCTTCTCGGTAGAAGCGGCGTACCAGATGTTGAAGGTGCCCCCGACGGCCTCTTGGGAGGCAATCGAGCTTGCTCGTCGAAAGCTCGTCGATTTGGCCCATCCGAGCCGCGTGGCGGCGCTGGCTGCAGACAAGCGAGCCGCCGCTCAAGAGATAGCCCGTCAGGCGAACGCCGCCTACACCGCCCTGCACCTCTCGCGGACGACGGCCAGCTGAAGACTACAGGAAATTATTTAGCGGTTGTATATTTATACAGCTTCGTGTTCTGTCAGGACCATCCATGAACCAGCCTCTCCTCTTCGCCGGTGTCGCGGCTATAGCCCTTCTCGTCGGGCTTGTCGTAGGTTGGTTTGCCGGTCGAGGGCGCTCTGCTTCCCTGGTTGCGGCCGCGTCCACAGAGGCCAAGGCAGGCGTTCAAGGCGAACTAGCCACCCTGACGGAGCGGGCCAATGGCCTGGCGGCTTCACTGGCAGACGAACGTCTACAGCATTCGGCGTCTAAGCAGAGCCTCGGGGCACTGCGCTCCCAGCTGGACACCGCTTCCAACGAAATCGCCACGTTGACCGAGCGGTCCCGGCGCGTACCGGCGCTGGAGGCTGAGATTGGGACGCTGGAAACCGCCGCCGTGGCACGTGAAGCGGAACTGCGTCAGGTTTCGACCGCCAACGCACAAAGCTCGGAGCGAGCCGCGCAGCTTGCTCAGCAGCTCGCGGACGTGAACCGCGACCTGGACGAAGCTCGTGGGCAACTGCAGTCCACAGCATCCGCGCTGCATCAATCGAACGAAGCACGAGCGAGCTTGGAAGAGCAAGCACGCCGCGTCCCTACGCTGGAGGGTGAGGTCACCACGTTGAGCGCAGCTCTCGAAGGTCGTGAGGCCGAGTTGCGTCAACTGTCGACCACGAATGGCCAGAACGCTGAACGCGCGACCCAGCTCGGTCAGCAGCTTGCGGACAAACTACCCTGCTCTCCGAAACACAGCAGCGTCTCGAAACCGCATCCAGCGCGCTGCAACAATCTAACGAGCTGAAGGCCGCTCTCGAGCAGCAGGCGCTACGCGTCCCTGGCTTGGAGCAGCAGCTGACCGACCTGTCGGCTGCGCTGACCGCAGCGCGGGACGAGTTGGCTGGGGTGCGAGAGTCGACCGGCAGCGAAATCGCACGGCTTGCGGCCGAACTGGCCGCCGAGCGCGAGGCCTTGGGCCTGACTCGCCAAGAAGGAGGCGACGCACGGACTGCCGCATCGAACGCCGAAGCGCGCGTCGCGGAGTTGACTACTGAACTGACCGAGCTGCGCACGCGCACCGACGATGAACGGACGCACTCGGAGGAGAAACTGCAGATGCTTCTCCAGGCGCGTGATGCTCTGTCCGACCAGTTCAAAACGCTGGCTAGTGAAATCTTGGAAGAGAAGTCCAAGCGCTTCGCCGAGCAGAACCAGACAAATCTTGGGCAGCTTCTCGACCCACTCCGCACTCAGCTTTCCGAGTTCAAGGGCAAAGTTGAAGAGGTCTACGTCCAGGAGGGCAAAGACCGCTCGGCTCTGTCCGAGCAAGTGCGTCAGCTGGTCGCTCTGAACCAGGCGCTTAGTGAAGACGCCAAGAGCCTGACGCAGGCGTTGAAGGGTCAGGCCAAGACACAGGGCAACTGGGGCGAGCTCATCCTTGAGCGTGTCCTCGAAGCTTCGGGGCTGCGCAAGGGCTTTGAATACAAGGTGCAGGACTGAAGCGCCCCGGCTTTGAACTGACCCCCAGAAGTTGGACAAACTTCAAAGGGTTCCATGAGGAAGTACGAAACAAAGTTCAAGCTCAAGGTGGTTGAGAGCTTTCTGGCTGGAGACGGCGGCGCGAAGCTGCTCGCGCGGCGTTGGTCAGTGTCCGAGGAGAAGATTCGGACTTGGGTCAGCCACTATCGGCTGCACGGAGTGGCCGGCCTGCAGCCAAAACGCAGCGCCTACACTGCTGATTTCAAGCTCCAAGTGCTGGCGCATCAAGATCGTGAGAGGCTCTCCAGCCGGCAGGTTGCTGCGATCTACGATATTCGCAATCCGAACCAGGTTGTCGTATGGCGGCGCGCCTTCGATGGCGGCGGTGCCGCGGCACTCGAGGGCAGCAGAAAGGCGCATTCTATTGACCTGCCCGGTTTAATCGAGACAGTTTTTCCTAGAAGACGGCGGGTTGCAGGTCTTGGCGGGGTTGCTGTTTGAACTCCGCCGGGGTCAAGTATTGCAGGCTGCTGTGCGGACGCACCTCGTTGTAGTGATTGCGCCAAGCTTCGATCAGGACAGCGGCTTCGCGGCGCGAGCGGAACCACTCGATGGATAGGCACTCGTCGCGGAACTTGCCGTTGAAGCTCTCATCGGTGCCGTTCTGCCAGGGCTTGCCCGGATCGTTGAGCACGGTGGCGATGCCCGAGCCCGAGATCCACTCCAGGATGGCCTGGCTGACGAACTCGGGCCCGTTGTCCGAGCGCATGAACAGCGGCGCCCCATGCAGGCTCACCAGGCGCGACAGCACCTCGATCACGCGCTTGGAGCGAATGGCGCCCGCCACGTCGATGGCCAGGCACTCGCGGGTGTATTCATCCACGACGGTCAGGCACTTGATCTGTTGGCCGCTGGCCGTGGTGTCGAAGACGAAGTCATAGGCCCAGACCATGTTGGCCTTGAACGGTGTGTGGATGCGTGGGCGCACCGAGGCGATGCGCTTGCGCGGGCGCTTCCTGGGCACCAGCAGGCCCGCCTGGCGCCACAAGCGATGCGTGCGCGACCAGCTCAACTCGAAGCCACGGCGGCGCAAGAACACGCGGATGCGGCGGTAGCCGTAGCGGGGGTACAAGGCCGAGAGTTCCTTCATCGCCGCGAGCACCGGTGCATCCTTGGCCGGCAGGCGCAGCTCGTAGCTGGGCGTGGCCCGCGACATGCCCAGCAGCCCGCAGGCACGACGCAAACTCAGGCCCCGTGCGCGCACGAAGGCCAGTTGCTCGCGCCGCGCCAGCGGGCTCACCATTTTTTTGTGTTGATCTCCTTGAGGATCTCGATGTCCAGATCCCGCTCGGCAAGCAGCTTCTTCAGGCGGCTGTTCTCAAGCTCCAGGGCCTTGAGCCGTTTGACGTCCGCTGCCTCCATCTGGCCGAAGTGCTTGCGCCACGCATAGATGGTGGCGTCGCTGACCTTGTGCTTCTTGGCGGCCTCGGCCACCGTGGTGCGATCTGCTTCGCGCAGGATCGTGACCATTTGCTCTTCCGTGAATCGACTCTTCTTCATGGGCTCCTCTTCGGGCGGGAGCCATCTTCCTAGAAATCAATGTCTCGGAGAAACCGGGCAGGTCACTATGAAGGCTGGCAAGCAGAATTCAGAGCTGCTGGACACGGACAGCGCCAGCTCGAACCGTGCGTTGCGTGAAGAAGTTGAACGACTGCGCGCGGAGGTAGCCTACCTAAAAAAATTGGAGGCCTTGGTTCGAGCCAATCGGCAAGCTGCGCAGAAAAAGCGCAAGCCGTTCTCGAACTGAGGCCAGACTACCCATTGCCGGTTCTGTTGACCGCGGCGCGCTTGTCGCGCAGCACGTTTTACTACCAAGTTAAGGTCTTGGAGACCGGTGACAAGCACGCGGGCTTGAAATCGCGCATCAGGGCCGTTTATGAGCGTCACAAGGGTCGTTACGGCTATCGGCGCATCACAGCCGAGCTGCGTCAGTCGGGCCAGGCGGTGAACCACAAGACCGTGCAGCGGTTGATGGACGGTCTCGGCCTGAAGTCGCTGGTTCGGCCGAAGAGATATCGCTCCTACCGGGGCGAGTCCGTCTCATCGCCGAATGTGCTTGATCGCCAGTTCGACGCAGCGCGGCCGAACGAGAAATGGGTGACTGACGTGACCGAATTCAATGTCCGCGGCGCAAAGCTTTACCTGTCACCTGTCATGGACCTCTACAACGGCGAAATCGTGACCTTCGAGATGCAGGAGCGACCCCTGTACTCCCTTGTAGGGAACATGCTCAAGAAGGCGCTCTCGAAGCTGAAGGGACGGGCCGCTGCGCCACTGCTGCACTCCGATCAGGGATGGCACTATCAAATGCCTGCCTACCGCAAGCAACTCAGCGCTCACGGGCTGAGGCAAAGCATGTCACGCAAAGGCAATTGCCTGGACAACGCCGCCATGGAGAGCTTCTTCGGTACGCTCAAGTCCGAGTTCTTCTACCTCAACAAATTCGCCGACATTGAAGAATTGAAGACCGGCCTACGCGGCTACATTCACTACTACAACCATGATCGCATCAAGCTCAAACTCAATAGCCTGAGCCCGGTGCAGTACCGAACTCAGGCATCGAGATGCTAGCTCCCAACCGTCCAACTTCTGGGGGTCAGTTCAAAGCCGGGGCGATTCAGCGCGCCTATCCTTCTCGCCAAAGGTGCTACGGGATCGCTGTCGATTTGCTAACTCCGTCCAGTCCCTAGCGCGACTACTGAGTTGATACTCGGCTCTGGATTTAAAACTCAGCCTAAAATTACTTAAGCGATCTTTGTGCAGCGGGAGTCGTTGTCGCCGTCCAAATCAGAAAGTGCAGAAAGATCGTCACTGCCGAAGATCCAATTTCGCATCGGAAATTATCTTGCTCCACCGCTGGTGTTCTGAACGAATGAACGCTTCAAATTTTTTTGGCGTCGACGCCTCAAGTTCTACTGCTTGATCTTTAAGGCTAGCGGCAACGTTGGCGTCACTAACTGCTCTTGAAACAGATAATTGAAGTCTGTCGATAATTTGAACTGGAGTAGCCGCCGGGACAACCAGCCCCATCCATGCACTTGAGTTGAGTTGAGGAAAGCCTCCCTCAGCGGTGGTGGGAATAGCGGGCAGCGTCATTGTCCGATGGTCCCCTGTCAGGGCCAATGCCTTTATCTTTCCGTGCTGGATCAGCGGGACGGCTGCGCCTGCCGCAAACACAAGCAAATCGGTCTGTTCGCCCATCAGGGCACTGAGCGCTGGAGCGCCTCCTTTGAAAGGGACATGCAGCACGTCGATCTGGCTCAGCATCTTGAACTGCTCCATAAGCAGGTGGCCTGAACTTCCGGCCCCAACCGAGGCGTACGACAGCTTGCCTGGCTCCTTCTTGGCCTGTTTGACAAAGCCCTGCAGATCATTGAAAGAAGCCTTGGGGTAGGTGGCAAATACAAGCGGCACCCTCCCAACCAAGGAGATAGCCGCAAAATCCTTGAACGTGTCGTACTTCAGACCTGGATAGATCAAGGGATTAACCGCATGGGTGTCGAACACCATCAGCAAGGTGTGCCCATCCGCCGGTGATCGGGCGACAAATTCTGTGCCGATGGTGCCTCCAGCACCGGGGCGATTGTCGATGATTACAGGCTGGCCCAGGTCATCAGCCATCTTCTGCCCAACCTTCCGAGCTGTAATGTCCACGATTCCGCCCGCCGGGAATGGCACAACGATTCGGACGGGACGATTGGGGAAACTTTGGGCGACGCTCGCCGCTGCAAATGCAGTCGCACAAGCCAAAAGGGCCCATTGCCAAAATCTCGTGAGGGTTGAGCTATTGCGTGAAGGGGGAGTGTTTAATAGCATGGTTTTTTAGTCTCCGAATAATTTATTGTCGGTGCTCTGCTTATCGACCTAGGTACGATGCCTTTCTCTT
It includes:
- a CDS encoding AAA family ATPase, which gives rise to MNEAAPRVLDLLTYIEQVEKLKTKPAFSVPTDYFVAHQHELKGLPELQFNLQVEGDDVWLRLPRLQEIAAPEPDETLKLWITLPKTPEKSPELRNEVVQYEGKREVGRERLRDHPEVQALFDWYVENQWKPWAMAERPRRKTIARYNQLFALQQAIASDGAETALELVWGIGFAAWKKEGFGTPVKHPLFVQSCEIALNEKTFDLEVRPRDVEARLEADCYAEMELPGVRQLDAFWRSSLATGAHRVNPFEASTFDGVLKAAVGHLDPSGAYEVRTDDVTPPTPAEKLKITNTWVLFGRKRSGDIFLEDVRRLKKSVEAATTLPGVIRSFVEHGDSSVKVRPEQPFRGLSSSDSQPGAFELYFPMPYNDEQVSIIQKLESNDGVVVQGPPGTGKTHTIANVVAHYLANGKRVLVTAKGESALAVLQDKLPERIRPLSVSLLSDERDGMKQFEHSIQTIASEVASINPTRALAAISAAEEKLNQLHAKIANVDQTVAAFASKHMRNYIFQGREVTPEEMAKLVLQDAEKHQWFDDEPTAAGDKLPFGDADISALRDARMKAGQDILYLSASLPSPDDFPAWSELQGLHRDLVKARSIEANVAHGSILRLVDSRFETFEKAQQLQAFLDARVACKSKLKSPGLSWLTTLGQRMADMHPDDPLLTALLETCQQVQQLEATRRQLVSKAVQVPADAELNADFKQAVARMVSGKSAFALPFGSGDARKLVAAVTVLGTAPAAAAKAEWSEVQRMLDWRSEARKVVARWNSMSEEFGLEPAEGFEVGFKKLALDQAHVDDIRQLVFEFDAHITGRVAAVFGRPIADRLVDEDEPFLKTISESLQAHVDKGRLAYAMKRVKELIQKLEGRSGGMVNELREFLTNNLGRATADEAVLQTMWGALQDELRRLTALRPALDEIGRVGAALQAAGAKLWGARVRTAAASPDHDPLTPATWLDAWNWRLAVIFLERIDGHRKLRELFAERKTLTTALARTYQDLVAEKTWLGVFNNSPDNVRQALQAYLNAVQAMGSGTGVRAIRHRATARAAMLRAYQAVPCWVLPHWRVSETLPPEIGLFDLVIVDEASQSDIWALPALLRGKKLLVVGDHKQVSPSAVGTAEEKIKELSNRFLNNQPHGSEMTPDKSIYDLAKVVFAGNSVMLKEHFRCVPAIIEFSNREFYQGDIRPLRLPKANERLDPPLIDVYVKGGYRKGDTNPAEAKAIVDEIEALLADPQFDGRTIGVVTLMGPTQAAYIQALVSKRLAPSDILARKIAVGPPPVFQGRERDIMMVSMVLDPSNRAAQHKADMLQRFNVALSRARDRMYLFRSVTESTFGEDTLNSRLIRHFRQPFRQDARKVLALRDRCESGFEFEMFDELVKRGYRVEPQVPCGGYRIDFVVEGNEGRRLAIECDGDRFHGPGQWSDDMARQRVLERAGWTFWRCFASSFVRRREAVLADLVETLDRLGIEPLGSESVDNTVWVHSKEVDPFGVEEADTAEELEAS
- the rmuC gene encoding DNA recombination protein RmuC: MQQSNELKAALEQQALRVPGLEQQLTDLSAALTAARDELAGVRESTGSEIARLAAELAAEREALGLTRQEGGDARTAASNAEARVAELTTELTELRTRTDDERTHSEEKLQMLLQARDALSDQFKTLASEILEEKSKRFAEQNQTNLGQLLDPLRTQLSEFKGKVEEVYVQEGKDRSALSEQVRQLVALNQALSEDAKSLTQALKGQAKTQGNWGELILERVLEASGLRKGFEYKVQD
- a CDS encoding transposase; this translates as MRKYETKFKLKVVESFLAGDGGAKLLARRWSVSEEKIRTWVSHYRLHGVAGLQPKRSAYTADFKLQVLAHQDRERLSSRQVAAIYDIRNPNQVVVWRRAFDGGGAAALEGSRKAHSIDLPGLIETVFPRRRRVAGLGGVAV
- a CDS encoding IS3 family transposase (programmed frameshift), whose amino-acid sequence is MKKSRFTEEQMVTILREADRTTVAEAAKKHKVSDATIYAWRKHFGQMEAADVKRLKALELENSRLKKLLAERDLDIEILKEIKHKKMVSPLARREQLAFVRARGLSLRRACGLLGMSRATPSYELRLPAKDAPVLAAMKELSALYPRYGYRRIRVFLRRRGFELSWSRTHRLWRQAGLLVPRKRPRKRIASVRPRIHTPFKANMVWAYDFVFDTTASGQQIKCLTVVDEYTRECLAIDVAGAIRSKRVIEVLSRLVSLHGAPLFMRSDNGPEFVSQAILEWISGSGIATVLNDPGKPWQNGTDESFNGKFRDECLSIEWFRSRREAAVLIEAWRNHYNEVRPHSSLQYLTPAEFKQQPRQDLQPAVF
- a CDS encoding tripartite tricarboxylate transporter substrate binding protein codes for the protein MADDLGQPVIIDNRPGAGGTIGTEFVARSPADGHTLLMVFDTHAVNPLIYPGLKYDTFKDFAAISLVGRVPLVFATYPKASFNDLQGFVKQAKKEPGKLSYASVGAGSSGHLLMEQFKMLSQIDVLHVPFKGGAPALSALMGEQTDLLVFAAGAAVPLIQHGKIKALALTGDHRTMTLPAIPTTAEGGFPQLNSSAWMGLVVPAATPVQIIDRLQLSVSRAVSDANVAASLKDQAVELEASTPKKFEAFIRSEHQRWSKIISDAKLDLRQ